A window of Shewanella mesophila contains these coding sequences:
- a CDS encoding mechanosensitive ion channel family protein: MKNWLLLWVGLAITPFTGFAATPTNVVDIMNGVAVEDVSENEALQVDQAYDYKDSLQRDTPRGTLEGFTRAVYEQDYNRAAEYLDLRYLPDNMSRDKGAEYAKQLQAIIDRNIWIDIEQINDTPQGADGDQLPSFRDIFGRIKLPSDEIALFLQRVPSDSGSIWKISNATVAKVPRLYENLGYGPVAEWFISNLPEGRILKVNTWEWALILTYLIVAFCVIIPITWLCKLLILRTDYHLKTELASIVAGPLRFFLAVIVVRTWSSSGTISAAALEAMDTGFLTFVSIVWLGWSGMGIIQAGLKQRMINKGQKQGASLLRPLINFIRVIFVILAILIWLEHLGFNAGAIIAGMGIGGIAIALASKQSIENFIGTITLYSAAPIKVGNLCKFGSIRGTVEEIGLRCTQIRTLDRTLIHVPNAKLVEMEIENISEREKIRFKADIRLDYLMTDTEKLKGIIADIKEMLESHESVMKEPLRVTFKGFGLHGLQVNIFAYIGTKSFPKYQVVSEELHLGIMDIVTKHGSRIIPVAPVALNPGQ; the protein is encoded by the coding sequence ATGAAAAATTGGCTTTTGTTATGGGTGGGTTTGGCAATTACCCCTTTTACTGGCTTTGCGGCAACACCGACGAATGTTGTAGATATCATGAACGGGGTTGCAGTTGAAGATGTGAGTGAAAACGAAGCTCTTCAGGTTGATCAAGCTTATGATTATAAAGATAGTTTACAGAGGGATACGCCCCGAGGTACGTTAGAGGGATTTACTCGTGCTGTCTATGAGCAAGATTACAATAGGGCAGCAGAATATTTAGATTTGCGCTACTTACCAGACAACATGTCAAGGGATAAAGGAGCCGAATACGCCAAACAATTACAGGCGATTATCGATCGAAATATTTGGATCGATATTGAGCAGATAAATGATACCCCTCAAGGCGCAGACGGTGATCAACTTCCTAGTTTTCGCGATATTTTTGGTCGCATAAAGTTGCCGAGTGATGAAATTGCACTCTTCCTACAACGTGTCCCTAGCGATAGCGGCAGTATTTGGAAGATCTCTAACGCAACGGTCGCTAAGGTGCCTCGATTATATGAAAATTTGGGTTACGGACCCGTAGCAGAATGGTTTATCAGCAATCTTCCTGAAGGACGAATTCTCAAGGTAAATACATGGGAGTGGGCACTGATATTGACCTACCTGATTGTCGCATTTTGCGTCATTATACCAATTACTTGGTTGTGTAAGTTATTAATATTACGCACTGACTATCATCTAAAAACAGAGTTAGCCTCCATCGTGGCGGGCCCGCTGCGTTTTTTCCTTGCTGTGATAGTCGTTCGCACATGGTCGAGCAGCGGTACAATATCTGCTGCAGCCCTTGAAGCTATGGACACAGGATTTCTGACATTTGTCTCTATCGTTTGGTTAGGATGGTCTGGAATGGGGATCATTCAAGCGGGCCTTAAGCAGCGAATGATAAATAAAGGTCAAAAGCAGGGAGCTTCGCTGCTCAGACCCCTTATAAATTTTATTCGGGTTATTTTTGTCATATTGGCTATTTTGATCTGGTTAGAACACTTAGGCTTTAATGCTGGCGCTATTATTGCGGGAATGGGAATTGGTGGCATTGCCATCGCGTTAGCGTCAAAGCAATCTATCGAGAACTTTATTGGCACGATCACGCTTTACTCTGCGGCGCCGATTAAAGTGGGTAATCTATGTAAATTTGGATCTATTCGAGGCACAGTCGAAGAGATTGGTTTGCGCTGTACTCAAATAAGGACGTTGGATCGCACCCTCATTCACGTACCCAATGCAAAACTGGTCGAGATGGAGATCGAAAATATTTCAGAGCGGGAAAAAATCCGTTTTAAAGCGGATATACGTCTGGATTATTTAATGACTGATACCGAAAAACTGAAAGGGATTATTGCCGATATTAAAGAGATGCTGGAATCCCACGAATCGGTAATGAAAGAGCCATTAAGAGTCACCTTTAAGGGGTTTGGATTGCATGGTCTGCAAGTGAATATCTTTGCTTATATTGGTACAAAGAGTTTTCCTAAGTACCAGGTTGTCTCCGAAGAGTTACATCTTGGGATCATGGATATTGTTACAAAACATGGTTCTCGAATTATTCCAGTTGCACCCGTTGCACTTAATCCTGGTCAATAA
- a CDS encoding YccF domain-containing protein, producing MPLLRLIFNIAWFLLGGFVMGLAWWLAGLICFISIIGIPFGRACFVIGEMTFWPFGQESINRKSLTGTEDLGTGPLGLIGNIIWFLFFGIWLAIGHITHALACFITIIGIPFGIQHLKLAILSLTPIGQTVTAKA from the coding sequence ATGCCATTACTTCGTTTAATTTTTAACATCGCTTGGTTTTTACTCGGAGGGTTTGTGATGGGCCTGGCATGGTGGTTAGCTGGGCTTATCTGCTTCATTAGTATTATTGGTATTCCATTTGGTCGTGCTTGCTTTGTTATCGGTGAGATGACCTTTTGGCCATTTGGTCAAGAAAGTATTAATCGAAAATCACTGACGGGAACAGAGGACTTAGGAACCGGCCCACTTGGACTAATAGGCAACATCATCTGGTTCTTATTTTTTGGGATCTGGCTAGCAATTGGCCATATTACCCATGCACTAGCCTGTTTTATCACCATCATAGGCATCCCTTTCGGGATCCAGCACCTTAAGCTAGCTATTCTAAGCTTAACGCCAATAGGGCAAACCGTCACAGCTAAGGCTTAA
- a CDS encoding pyridoxal-phosphate dependent enzyme: MKLAQTPVHEILLDDHCVFVKRDDLLHPEFSGNKARKFAYFLENEFEGGKTLVGYGSAQANSLYSMSALAKIKGWKLRFYVDHIGSYLVENPIGNYRAALENGAKIINLSQCEDRNNRDSLTYLQQCVLTGDSEQLFIPEGGRCLYAEHGVRQLAIEIIQWKRQQGLSALSVFLPSGTGTTALFLQKSFVELDPNISVYTCAVVGGDEYLSKQFSELAPNTAYHPVILPSRKRYHFGKLYSEFFKIWRQLKETGIEFELLYDPLGWIVLLDYLTENSGEKILYIHQGGLLGNQSMLPRYKRKFGE; this comes from the coding sequence ATGAAGTTAGCTCAAACTCCCGTACATGAAATCTTGCTTGATGATCACTGCGTGTTTGTTAAACGTGATGATCTTCTACATCCGGAGTTTTCTGGCAATAAAGCGCGTAAGTTTGCCTACTTTCTTGAGAACGAGTTTGAGGGGGGCAAAACCTTAGTTGGTTATGGTTCTGCGCAGGCTAACTCGCTGTATTCGATGTCAGCTTTAGCTAAAATTAAAGGCTGGAAACTTCGTTTCTATGTTGATCATATTGGCTCTTATTTGGTTGAAAACCCGATCGGTAATTATCGTGCTGCGCTAGAAAATGGCGCCAAAATTATTAATTTAAGCCAGTGCGAAGACCGAAATAACCGTGATAGTTTAACTTATCTACAGCAATGTGTGTTGACGGGAGATTCTGAGCAACTCTTTATACCGGAAGGGGGGAGATGTCTTTATGCTGAACATGGCGTTCGTCAACTCGCCATTGAAATTATTCAGTGGAAAAGGCAACAAGGGCTATCTGCTCTGTCAGTGTTCTTACCTTCAGGAACCGGAACCACTGCACTGTTTTTGCAAAAGTCATTTGTGGAGCTGGATCCAAATATAAGCGTTTATACTTGTGCGGTTGTGGGAGGAGATGAGTATCTTAGCAAACAGTTCAGCGAGCTAGCACCTAATACCGCATATCATCCCGTGATTTTACCGAGCAGGAAACGCTATCATTTTGGTAAACTCTATTCGGAATTTTTTAAAATATGGCGTCAGTTGAAAGAGACTGGAATTGAGTTTGAACTGCTCTATGATCCATTGGGATGGATAGTTTTGCTGGATTATCTAACGGAAAATTCTGGGGAAAAAATACTTTATATACACCAAGGGGGACTGTTAGGTAATCAATCTATGTTACCTAGATATAAGCGTAAGTTTGGTGAGTAA
- a CDS encoding substrate-binding periplasmic protein — translation MAICRLFSWALVCFTALVFSAKGETLFLSSLNWPPYTGEQLKDGGASAAVVSAALKAKGHDLHVDYYPWSRTIRMVSREDAIYSGYFPEYYYPTDQYVFSASIGSSPLGLLERRLYPIKWSRIKDLNQYTLGVVRDYVNTIELDEMITSGVQHVEVVSSDEHNIRKVATGRVHGAVIDKYVYNYYIHQPHLVELKNKLDMNKQLLASKQLYIAFKNTPEGHRWREVFNDGLALIDPEQIVEEYLASMK, via the coding sequence ATGGCTATCTGTAGACTATTCTCGTGGGCTTTGGTTTGTTTTACCGCTTTAGTGTTTAGTGCTAAAGGGGAAACACTTTTTTTATCCTCTTTAAATTGGCCTCCCTATACAGGGGAACAACTTAAAGATGGCGGTGCATCGGCTGCGGTCGTCAGTGCTGCGTTGAAGGCGAAGGGGCATGATTTACATGTCGATTATTATCCTTGGAGCCGAACGATCAGGATGGTGAGCCGTGAGGACGCTATATATAGCGGTTATTTTCCTGAATATTATTATCCTACGGATCAATATGTGTTCTCTGCATCGATTGGCAGCAGCCCTTTAGGGTTATTAGAGCGCCGTTTGTACCCGATTAAATGGTCACGTATCAAAGATCTTAATCAATATACCCTGGGTGTCGTTAGAGATTACGTGAACACTATTGAGCTAGATGAGATGATTACAAGCGGTGTTCAGCATGTTGAGGTCGTTAGCTCTGATGAGCATAATATTCGTAAAGTGGCTACAGGTAGAGTCCATGGTGCGGTGATCGATAAATACGTTTACAACTATTATATTCATCAACCCCATCTGGTCGAACTTAAAAACAAGCTAGACATGAACAAGCAGTTATTGGCATCAAAGCAACTTTATATCGCATTTAAAAATACCCCAGAAGGGCACAGGTGGCGGGAAGTCTTTAATGATGGACTCGCTTTGATCGATCCTGAGCAAATCGTAGAAGAGTATCTTGCGTCGATGAAATAG
- a CDS encoding chemotaxis protein CheV: MARVLDSVDQRTKLVGENRLELLLFRINATQLFAINVFKVKEVVKLPALSELPGSHSSIKGVANIRGTSIPVIDLRQAIGFKAMPDEGDANLIITEYNRSVQGFMVGKVEHIINMTWGDIMPPPKSAGNHNYLTAITKVEVDGRTQLVSIIDVEKVLAEIIHYDIAISEGVLDESLVESMMGRKILIADDSSTARRQIKDTLMPLGIEVIETSDGLQALNVLQGWCDEGRNIYDEILMLITDAEMPEMDGYRLTHEIRKDKRMSELYITLNTSLSGSFNNAMVEKVGCNKFISKFQPDLLVGVVQDRLREIVGS; this comes from the coding sequence ATGGCTAGAGTGCTAGATAGCGTTGATCAACGTACCAAGTTAGTCGGTGAAAATAGATTAGAGCTGCTGCTGTTTAGGATTAACGCCACTCAGCTTTTTGCTATTAATGTTTTTAAAGTGAAAGAGGTGGTTAAGTTACCGGCTTTGAGCGAATTACCTGGCAGCCATAGCAGCATTAAAGGGGTGGCAAATATTAGAGGTACTTCCATTCCAGTTATCGATCTGCGTCAAGCCATAGGCTTTAAAGCTATGCCAGATGAAGGTGATGCCAACCTCATTATCACCGAATATAATCGTAGCGTTCAAGGCTTTATGGTGGGTAAGGTTGAGCATATTATTAATATGACTTGGGGGGATATCATGCCTCCGCCCAAGAGTGCGGGCAATCATAATTACTTGACCGCCATTACTAAAGTCGAGGTTGATGGGCGTACTCAGCTGGTGTCTATTATCGATGTCGAGAAGGTGTTAGCCGAGATTATCCACTATGATATTGCCATTTCAGAAGGGGTACTCGATGAGTCGTTAGTGGAGAGTATGATGGGGCGTAAGATCCTCATTGCTGATGACTCCTCTACCGCTAGGCGTCAGATTAAAGATACCTTAATGCCGCTGGGAATCGAAGTAATCGAAACATCAGATGGCCTGCAAGCGCTTAATGTATTGCAGGGGTGGTGCGACGAAGGGCGCAACATCTATGATGAAATTTTGATGTTAATTACCGATGCCGAAATGCCTGAAATGGATGGCTATCGTTTAACCCACGAAATTCGCAAAGACAAACGTATGAGCGAGTTGTATATCACCTTGAACACATCGTTAAGTGGCAGTTTCAATAATGCCATGGTAGAGAAAGTTGGATGTAATAAGTTTATTTCGAAGTTTCAACCAGATCTATTGGTCGGTGTGGTGCAGGACCGACTGAGAGAAATTGTTGGATCTTAG
- a CDS encoding PGPGW domain-containing protein — protein sequence MLRKLIITVAGSLLTLLGIALIVLPGPAWLLLPIGLAILSLEYDWARKWLKKSQGYMTQSAYWLDKKIRHIRYGR from the coding sequence ATGCTACGTAAACTCATAATAACTGTAGCTGGTAGCCTATTAACGCTTCTGGGGATTGCCCTTATAGTGTTACCAGGGCCCGCATGGTTACTATTGCCTATTGGCCTAGCCATCTTGAGTTTAGAATATGATTGGGCAAGAAAATGGCTTAAGAAAAGCCAAGGTTACATGACTCAATCAGCCTATTGGTTGGATAAAAAAATACGTCACATACGATATGGCCGCT